One Gloeobacter morelensis MG652769 DNA window includes the following coding sequences:
- a CDS encoding Na+/H+ antiporter produces MHAVETVLGLLVAVCALFVLARRVSVPYSILLVLGGLGLSLVPGLPQVELEPELVFVLFLPPLLTAAAWNTNWRDFKANLQPIVLLAVGLVFATTFAVATAVRVVVPEMPWAVALVLGAIVSPPDAVAATSIAQLLGVPRRVVTILEGESLVNDASGLVAYRFAVAAVVTGHFSPVEAGAQFLLLATGGVAVGLAAGWLLAFLQRQVEETPVEIALTLLGSYGAYLLGEQLHLSGVLAAVTVGLYHRRLSSKIMSPVTRIQAIAVWNMVVFVLNGLAFILIGLQLPTIVEGLTEYTPATLAFYATVASAAAILVRLVWVFLFAYGPRWLSASLRRRDPIAWRPVLVVGWTGMRGVVSLAAALAVPTLTASGAPFPQRNLILFLSFSVILVTLVLQGLTLPPLIRLLGLGDDGQGEREERFARQQAAAAALACIDTLVRERPAECAATPLVAAMRQHYADRLRIYAEEVVAESSIHLTCKLAIEAELQHRLLAAERERVLQLRAEGLIDDEALLAIERDLDIEELRLARVRALVQRGLGAVGTPCRLPSIGRSAPSASMNPVASPEGREGHCNSEPTP; encoded by the coding sequence ATGCACGCCGTCGAAACCGTCCTGGGTTTGCTCGTCGCTGTCTGTGCCCTCTTCGTCCTTGCCCGCAGAGTCTCGGTGCCCTACTCCATCCTGCTTGTGCTGGGCGGGCTGGGATTGAGTCTGGTGCCGGGATTGCCTCAGGTCGAACTGGAGCCGGAACTGGTGTTCGTTCTTTTTTTGCCGCCGCTGCTGACCGCCGCTGCCTGGAACACCAACTGGCGCGATTTCAAAGCCAACCTCCAGCCCATCGTGCTGCTGGCCGTGGGGCTGGTCTTCGCCACCACCTTCGCCGTGGCCACCGCCGTTCGGGTGGTGGTGCCCGAGATGCCCTGGGCGGTGGCCCTGGTGCTGGGGGCCATCGTCTCACCGCCGGACGCGGTGGCCGCCACCTCCATAGCCCAGTTGCTGGGGGTGCCGCGACGGGTGGTAACGATCCTGGAAGGGGAAAGCCTCGTCAACGATGCCTCGGGCCTGGTGGCCTACCGCTTTGCCGTGGCCGCCGTCGTCACCGGCCATTTCTCACCTGTCGAAGCCGGGGCTCAGTTTTTGCTCCTGGCCACCGGGGGAGTCGCCGTGGGTCTGGCCGCGGGCTGGCTGCTTGCCTTTCTACAGCGACAGGTGGAGGAGACCCCCGTGGAAATCGCCCTCACCCTGCTCGGTTCCTACGGGGCGTACCTGCTCGGGGAGCAGTTGCACCTCTCCGGGGTGCTGGCGGCGGTCACCGTGGGCCTCTACCATCGTCGGCTCAGCTCAAAAATCATGAGCCCCGTCACCCGGATCCAGGCCATCGCCGTCTGGAACATGGTGGTCTTCGTCCTCAACGGTCTGGCCTTCATCCTGATCGGGCTGCAGTTGCCGACCATCGTCGAGGGATTGACCGAGTACACCCCCGCCACCCTGGCCTTCTACGCCACCGTGGCGAGCGCGGCGGCGATCCTGGTGCGCCTCGTGTGGGTGTTCTTGTTCGCCTACGGGCCACGGTGGTTGAGTGCCAGTCTTCGCAGGCGCGACCCCATTGCCTGGCGACCGGTGCTGGTCGTGGGTTGGACCGGGATGCGGGGCGTAGTATCGCTCGCGGCGGCCCTCGCCGTACCGACGCTCACCGCCTCCGGTGCCCCCTTTCCCCAGCGGAACCTGATTCTGTTTCTGTCCTTCAGCGTCATCCTGGTGACGCTGGTCCTGCAGGGGCTCACTCTGCCCCCCCTGATCCGGCTCCTCGGTCTGGGTGACGATGGTCAGGGCGAGCGCGAGGAGCGCTTTGCCCGCCAGCAGGCGGCGGCTGCCGCCCTCGCCTGCATCGACACCCTGGTACGCGAACGGCCCGCTGAGTGTGCAGCCACGCCCCTGGTTGCCGCGATGCGGCAGCATTACGCCGACCGGTTGCGCATCTACGCCGAGGAGGTTGTGGCGGAGAGCAGTATCCACCTCACCTGCAAGCTCGCCATCGAAGCCGAGCTGCAGCACCGGCTCCTTGCCGCCGAACGGGAGCGGGTTCTGCAATTGCGGGCCGAAGGGCTCATCGACGACGAGGCGCTTCTGGCAATCGAGCGAGACCTGGACATCGAAGAACTGCGTCTTGCCAGGGTAAGAGCGCTGGTGCAGCGCGGTCTCGGCGCTGTGGGAACCCCTTGTCGACTTCCGTCGATTGGCCGTAGTGCACCATCTGCCTCTATGAACCCGGTAGCAAGCCCCGAGGGGCGCGAGGGGCACTGCAATTCTGAGCCGACGCCCTGA